The following are encoded in a window of Elusimicrobia bacterium HGW-Elusimicrobia-1 genomic DNA:
- the rbfA gene encoding ribosome-binding factor A: MSRRTDRVAKLLQQQISSLVFKLKKTSKAIITITDVTVSPDIKNAKVYFSVLNEKDAAAALSVLGQSVGFFSKHISKVLHTRNFPRLSFEYDATPERAAKVFEIFDKIEREKSSE, from the coding sequence ATGTCCCGCAGAACCGACAGAGTGGCAAAACTCTTGCAACAACAGATATCTTCCCTGGTATTCAAACTTAAAAAGACATCAAAGGCCATTATAACCATAACCGACGTAACTGTAAGCCCCGACATAAAAAACGCCAAAGTTTATTTCTCGGTTCTCAACGAAAAAGACGCCGCGGCCGCGTTGTCCGTTCTGGGTCAGTCGGTGGGTTTCTTTTCAAAACATATTTCCAAAGTTCTGCACACGCGGAATTTTCCCAGATTATCTTTCGAGTACGACGCCACGCCCGAGAGGGCGGCGAAGGTTTTTGAAATTTTCGATAAAATTGAACGCGAGAAAAGCAGTGAGTAG
- the nusA gene encoding transcription termination/antitermination protein NusA (modifies transcription through interactions with RNA polymerase affecting elongation, readthrough, termination, and antitermination) yields the protein MSTQKSELIAIMEQMEREKGIKKEEILNLIETAIVSAYRKQHGKDINAEAHIDPETGAMTACVVKMVADAVEKPLLEMSVNDAQAIDPKAAAGTEIRIPLDVNEFSRIAAQTARQVIVQKIKEKEKEAIISDYSKRIGEILSGNVFKFSNRSIILDIGKTEAVLPPEEQIPGERFSVGKHIRAVLVRIEETPKGAQIVLSRRDPLFVQKLFELEIPEIYEKIVEIVRIEREPGMRTKMIVDSKNPRVDAVGACIGVRGARIRPIIEELNGEKIDLIHNSRDAFKLIEEAMSPAKNIQLSVRSVEDKTVEVIVPDAVLSLAIGRTGHNVRLASKISGWNLVVTSEATKKLRDEEKAHDKVAVVSQIKGIGEKTSEVLAKAGFASIQKIADASVDDLTTLQGIGPKTAEKIIAAAKLSIQSPEDATTDIPASKKVSKTKVKAEPAQSKTEVSGDNLGKGSAAEEAITEPAGEKKTDAEE from the coding sequence ATGTCAACCCAAAAAAGCGAACTGATAGCGATAATGGAACAGATGGAGCGCGAGAAGGGCATAAAGAAAGAGGAGATACTCAACCTCATCGAGACGGCCATCGTCTCGGCCTACAGAAAACAGCACGGCAAAGATATTAACGCCGAAGCGCACATAGACCCCGAAACCGGAGCAATGACGGCTTGTGTGGTGAAAATGGTCGCCGATGCCGTCGAGAAACCGCTGCTGGAAATGAGCGTCAACGACGCACAAGCCATCGACCCGAAGGCGGCCGCGGGCACGGAAATACGTATTCCTCTTGACGTAAACGAGTTCTCGCGCATTGCGGCCCAGACGGCCAGACAGGTTATAGTTCAGAAGATAAAAGAAAAAGAAAAAGAGGCCATAATAAGCGATTATTCCAAGCGTATAGGCGAGATTTTAAGCGGGAACGTATTTAAGTTCTCCAATCGCTCCATAATACTCGACATAGGCAAGACGGAGGCCGTGCTACCGCCGGAAGAGCAAATACCCGGCGAGCGTTTTTCCGTCGGAAAACACATACGCGCGGTGCTGGTCAGAATTGAGGAAACGCCCAAGGGGGCGCAGATAGTACTTTCCCGCCGCGACCCGCTGTTTGTTCAGAAATTATTTGAACTTGAAATACCGGAAATTTACGAGAAGATAGTCGAAATCGTCCGCATAGAGCGCGAGCCCGGAATGCGCACAAAAATGATAGTCGATTCCAAAAATCCCAGGGTGGACGCCGTAGGCGCCTGCATAGGCGTGCGCGGAGCCAGAATCCGCCCGATAATAGAGGAACTCAACGGCGAAAAAATCGATCTGATACACAACAGCAGGGACGCTTTCAAACTTATAGAAGAGGCGATGAGCCCCGCGAAAAACATTCAGCTTTCGGTCAGGTCCGTCGAGGACAAGACCGTGGAAGTCATAGTCCCCGACGCTGTGCTGTCTTTGGCGATAGGCCGCACGGGACATAACGTGCGTTTGGCCTCGAAAATAAGCGGATGGAACCTCGTTGTCACGTCGGAAGCCACAAAAAAACTGCGTGACGAGGAAAAAGCGCACGATAAAGTAGCCGTCGTCTCTCAAATAAAAGGTATAGGCGAAAAAACCTCGGAGGTTCTTGCCAAAGCGGGCTTCGCCAGTATTCAAAAAATAGCCGATGCGAGCGTGGACGATTTGACCACATTGCAGGGTATCGGCCCTAAAACCGCGGAGAAAATAATAGCCGCGGCCAAATTGTCCATACAATCGCCCGAAGACGCGACGACAGATATACCGGCATCCAAAAAAGTATCAAAAACCAAGGTGAAAGCCGAACCGGCTCAATCTAAAACCGAAGTATCCGGCGACAACCTCGGCAAAGGTTCCGCAGCCGAAGAAGCAATAACCGAACCGGCCGGAGAAAAGAAAACCGACGCGGAAGAATAA
- a CDS encoding translation initiation factor IF-2 — MTTKKTKTAGEEDSKSKAVKKTAGAKPLVAPKSAPKTKTVRAAKTTDKAPAAKKPSRAKAAAASAFKPAAQEQPAVAAATPVVKKSRKTSAVKEVHKAETAKIPADAKPTSVQPAAAAKPAAVKPRDAAVAKAAEHPAKAAPEIIAPEKTPAAKAVEPEKEKSAEIPSIPAPQVVPATPAAPPAPKRAIAINEFETVKGIAQKIGVSPLDIIKKAFTLGQIVTINQRIDKTLSELVAGDYNCEIKFKAVGEMPDVEEKITGDTPRAPIVTVMGHVDHGKTTLLDAIRHEDVAGGEHGGITQHIGAYRVKTPKGDVAFLDTPGHEAFTSLRARGSKVTDIVVLVVSAADGVMPQTVEAINHARAAGVPIIVAINKIDVAGANPDKIKSELNQHNLAPEDWGGDILMVEISARNKINIDKLLDAIHLQSEMMELKSDPNAPASGAVIESRLDPRKGLSVTLMVRNGTLRAGDVFVAGSVVGKVRAMFDESGAKVDAAGPSTPVLVLGASELPSPGDRFYAIKNEREARETVERIKLSMKEAARKSSARAMWGLSDLDKKDDKILRLILKADVAGSLEAVRDHIERIEHPEFTIVIVHAGVGPVSESDVNLAKTTGAAIICFNVKADAANQAMADMFGVEIRTYRIVYELFDDIKKALEGLLDPKLQETVAGRAQVRKKFEITKVGAVAGCYVSEGKALRGAKARILRDGAIVYDGKISSLRRVKDDVSSVEKGFECGITLENFKDIKENDIIEVYTVEKVKRLL, encoded by the coding sequence ATGACGACAAAAAAAACAAAAACTGCGGGCGAAGAAGATTCCAAGAGTAAAGCCGTCAAGAAAACGGCGGGGGCAAAACCATTGGTCGCGCCCAAGAGCGCTCCCAAGACCAAGACCGTCCGCGCGGCCAAAACAACAGACAAGGCGCCCGCGGCGAAAAAGCCATCGCGCGCAAAAGCGGCGGCGGCGAGCGCTTTCAAGCCGGCAGCCCAAGAGCAGCCGGCGGTCGCAGCCGCCACGCCCGTCGTCAAAAAATCAAGAAAGACCTCGGCCGTCAAGGAAGTTCACAAGGCGGAAACCGCAAAGATTCCCGCGGACGCAAAGCCGACAAGCGTTCAACCGGCAGCAGCCGCTAAACCCGCGGCAGTAAAACCCCGGGACGCAGCCGTCGCCAAAGCCGCAGAGCATCCCGCCAAAGCCGCGCCGGAAATTATCGCGCCGGAAAAAACGCCCGCCGCAAAAGCCGTCGAGCCGGAAAAAGAAAAATCCGCCGAAATTCCGTCAATCCCCGCTCCGCAAGTTGTGCCGGCGACGCCGGCCGCTCCGCCCGCGCCTAAGCGCGCGATTGCCATCAACGAATTTGAGACCGTAAAGGGTATAGCGCAGAAGATAGGCGTGAGCCCCCTTGACATAATAAAGAAGGCCTTCACGTTGGGCCAAATTGTCACCATCAACCAGCGCATAGATAAAACACTTTCAGAGTTAGTCGCCGGGGATTATAATTGCGAAATAAAGTTCAAGGCCGTCGGCGAAATGCCGGATGTCGAAGAAAAAATTACCGGCGACACTCCAAGGGCTCCGATAGTCACGGTAATGGGTCACGTCGACCACGGAAAGACGACATTGCTTGACGCCATAAGGCACGAAGATGTGGCCGGAGGCGAACACGGCGGCATAACGCAGCACATAGGCGCCTACCGCGTGAAGACGCCCAAAGGCGATGTGGCCTTTTTGGACACACCGGGTCACGAAGCGTTTACTTCTCTGAGGGCGCGCGGTTCAAAAGTTACGGACATCGTGGTGCTGGTTGTATCGGCGGCCGACGGTGTTATGCCGCAGACCGTAGAAGCCATTAACCACGCTCGAGCGGCCGGAGTGCCTATCATCGTAGCCATAAATAAGATCGACGTGGCGGGAGCCAACCCCGATAAAATCAAATCGGAATTAAATCAGCATAATCTCGCCCCCGAGGACTGGGGCGGCGATATCCTTATGGTCGAGATATCGGCCAGGAACAAGATAAACATAGACAAACTCTTAGACGCAATACACCTTCAGTCGGAGATGATGGAACTAAAGAGCGACCCCAATGCGCCCGCGTCGGGAGCGGTCATAGAGTCCCGTCTCGACCCGCGCAAGGGACTCAGCGTAACGCTTATGGTAAGAAACGGCACGCTTAGAGCCGGAGACGTCTTCGTAGCCGGCAGTGTGGTCGGCAAAGTGCGGGCAATGTTCGACGAGTCAGGCGCGAAGGTGGACGCCGCGGGGCCGTCTACGCCCGTGCTGGTGCTGGGCGCCTCGGAATTGCCGTCGCCGGGCGACAGATTTTACGCGATAAAAAACGAAAGAGAAGCCAGGGAGACGGTCGAGCGCATAAAGCTTTCGATGAAGGAAGCGGCTCGCAAATCTTCCGCCCGCGCGATGTGGGGTTTAAGCGACCTCGACAAAAAAGACGATAAAATTCTTCGGCTGATATTAAAAGCCGACGTGGCCGGATCGCTTGAGGCGGTCAGAGACCACATCGAGCGCATAGAACATCCGGAATTCACCATAGTAATAGTCCACGCCGGCGTAGGCCCCGTCAGCGAGTCCGACGTAAACCTTGCCAAAACCACGGGCGCGGCCATAATATGCTTCAACGTGAAAGCGGACGCCGCCAATCAGGCGATGGCCGACATGTTCGGAGTGGAAATAAGAACTTACAGAATCGTCTACGAACTTTTTGACGATATTAAAAAAGCCCTCGAGGGCCTGCTGGATCCCAAACTTCAGGAAACGGTGGCAGGACGCGCTCAGGTCAGAAAAAAATTCGAAATTACCAAGGTCGGCGCGGTAGCCGGATGTTACGTTTCCGAAGGCAAGGCGCTGCGCGGCGCCAAAGCCCGCATACTGCGTGACGGCGCCATAGTTTACGACGGAAAAATATCGTCCCTTCGGCGCGTAAAAGACGATGTGTCGTCGGTGGAAAAGGGATTTGAGTGCGGCATAACGCTTGAGAACTTCAAAGACATCAAAGAAAACGATATTATAGAAGTGTATACGGTCGAGAAAGTAAAACGGCTTTTATAA
- a CDS encoding ADP-ribose pyrophosphatase, giving the protein MKYTEKLHRRRRIYTGKSVNFSADVARLPDGKTSVREYLEHPGAVAVLPLMPGGRQAVFVRQYRYPVGKETLEIPAGKLSAKENPLACAKRELEEETGMRAGSIKKLFSYWPSAAFSTEVIHVYVATRLARGSFNPDSDEFIEPVIVDIDEAICMVRRGLIRDSKTALALLYYETFIRTRANRGQIVKPGKLGNYMEHRKILVVADLGRLTAKKAEQARQLQCLCARVRQKSQKKLLT; this is encoded by the coding sequence ATGAAATACACTGAAAAACTTCACCGTCGCCGTCGCATATACACAGGCAAAAGCGTAAACTTTTCCGCCGATGTCGCCCGCCTTCCCGACGGCAAAACTTCCGTCCGCGAATATCTGGAACATCCCGGAGCCGTGGCCGTCCTGCCTCTTATGCCCGGCGGGCGACAGGCAGTTTTCGTAAGGCAGTACCGCTATCCTGTCGGCAAAGAAACCCTCGAGATTCCCGCCGGTAAACTGTCCGCCAAAGAAAATCCGCTCGCTTGCGCGAAAAGGGAACTTGAGGAAGAGACCGGCATGCGGGCCGGATCGATAAAAAAACTTTTTTCGTACTGGCCTTCGGCGGCTTTCAGCACGGAGGTCATACACGTTTACGTCGCCACGCGCCTTGCGCGGGGCAGTTTTAATCCGGATTCGGACGAATTTATCGAGCCGGTTATCGTCGATATAGACGAAGCGATCTGTATGGTGCGCAGGGGGCTCATCAGAGATTCCAAAACGGCCCTCGCGCTGTTGTATTACGAAACTTTTATCCGAACGCGCGCGAATCGCGGGCAAATCGTTAAGCCGGGCAAGCTCGGCAATTATATGGAGCACCGGAAGATTCTTGTAGTCGCCGACCTTGGTCGGCTCACAGCAAAAAAAGCCGAGCAAGCTCGGCAACTACAGTGCTTATGCGCGCGAGTGAGACAAAAGTCACAAAAAAAACTCTTGACTTAA
- a CDS encoding ribosome maturation factor RimP, which translates to MSRLFTSRSPLFFCNPHLKIMSKAERLETLLSPVVDKAGFEIVDLQYLSEGGRWVLRIFIDAAEGCPGVTLDDCQRVSGAVSDAMEKDFAGELTGAYCLEISSPGIQRALKKEKDFKRFTGKRAEITLYAPVDSQRRFVGEIAGFENGSVKLKFEDGATAVFPLKSIARARLEPEM; encoded by the coding sequence ATGAGCCGCTTGTTTACGAGCCGCTCACCGCTTTTTTTTTGCAACCCACATCTTAAAATCATGTCAAAAGCCGAACGTCTGGAAACGCTGCTGTCGCCCGTTGTGGATAAGGCGGGATTTGAGATTGTCGACCTTCAGTATCTTTCGGAAGGCGGCAGATGGGTATTAAGAATTTTTATCGACGCCGCCGAAGGATGTCCGGGCGTTACTCTCGACGATTGCCAGAGGGTGAGCGGGGCGGTTTCGGACGCGATGGAGAAAGATTTTGCCGGCGAACTGACGGGCGCCTATTGCCTGGAAATTTCTTCGCCGGGCATTCAACGCGCGCTGAAAAAAGAGAAAGATTTTAAGCGTTTTACGGGCAAGCGGGCCGAGATTACTCTTTACGCTCCCGTTGATTCGCAAAGGCGCTTCGTCGGAGAAATAGCGGGATTTGAAAACGGTTCCGTCAAACTTAAATTCGAGGACGGCGCAACGGCCGTTTTCCCCTTAAAGTCGATAGCCAGAGCCAGATTGGAACCGGAGATGTAA